The DNA segment atacttatgttttggaacacctttcatatggattggtttggtttaattacatttacttttactatttacattgttctatatgattggtggtttgatcctggtcagtcacgctcccaagcggcgatactccgcgtgtggattttgggggtgtgacatgttatTCCGATTGAAAGTTCTTCATCATCAAACCAAACAACATCATTATCATTAATGGTAGTTCAGGGTGACGAACGTTTCAACTGGAACAACGTGGTACCTAAGCCAAAGGGAGTTATGTTTATTGCTGAAATTAAACCGACACTTAATGTCGAAGAGGAGACAAAAACTGAATCTTTTGAATTACAATTTTTAAGATCTGTGTTTCCTACTGCTTTTGTTGAAAATTTTGCAGGGTATTTTACCGAAGGATTGCAAATAGCTGAAGTTAAAAATGCTGAAGAAGATTTTGATGTTTCATCCATTTTATCGGGATACTCATCTGAATCGGTTGAAGATATTGCTCAACATGCATTGATGGTACAACTTAAAGAGGTAAAAACAAATTTTGAACATGTATTTGAGGTAAAATTGAGTATGAATGAGAAAAAGGTTTACAATGATATGCCTCCTACTTGTGCGAGATGCATAGAGAAGGAATGTAACTTATGCGTTGTCCTTTAACTAACGAAATTATAGTACTTGTGCGAGATGTATAGAGAAGGAATGTAACTTGTGCGTTGTCCTTTAACTAACGAAATTATAGTGAATGTCTTTTACGTTTCAAATTGTATACAGGTGGTGTACATCCTTTTGTTGAAACTCATTTATATTTTAACATTAAGTCATGTCATGTGCCACTCAAATGAGGGCATATTAGTCATTTTCGcttaacaaataaaacaaaaaataagaacttgttataacattacaaaataatTTACCATGAAGATCAAGTTCTACCTCTACATTTACCAAGCAAGTGGATGAACTCTTTGTCAAACTTGTGGATAGCCTTATCTACTAAATAGTTAATCTTGTCTACCAAATAGTTAACATTGTCTACCAAATAGTTAATCTTTTTGTAGTATAAATACTAGCTCAAGATAGAAGAAAAAAGGCACCTCATGTATACACTTTTATAAGTTATACAACTCTCTTATACTTTCTCTTATAACATTTCTAAAATTCTTAAAGTTTTAGCACTAATCTTGTGTTAATTCTTGTTATAttataacacgttatcagcacgaggcTCTAGTCAAGGAAACGTTCAAGCAATTATAATCAAACGACAAAAATGGCAAACATCGCAAAAATTGAGTTCCCGGCTCTTAATATCACCGGAGAAAATTATATGCCGTGGACGGCACATGTTAAGCGACATCTAAAGTCAATGGGTGTTTTGGAAACGTTAACGGAGTTGAACGAATGTAGCGATCAAGACAAGGCAAAAGCCGATGTCTTCCTGCATAAACACATTGATGAAATGTTACAATTTGAATATTCAAATTTTGAGGATCCATACGTTTTGTGGGAAGATTTAAAAAGCAGATTTGATAATCAAAGGGAAGTTTTACTTCCCACTGCTAGAGATGAATGGAACAATCTCAGGTTCCAAGATTTTAAAAAGGTGAATGAATACACCTCTGCTTTGTACAGGATATGCTCAACGCTCCGATTCTGTGGGCAAACTGTTACGGAGGATGATATGTTGGAGAAAACTTTCTCCACATTTCATGCATCAAATATAAACTTGCAACAACAATATCGGTTGCAAAAGTTTCAAAGATATTCTGATCTAAATTCATTTCTCCTCGTAGCAGAGAAAAACAATGAGCTACTAATGAAAAATCATCAAGCTCGTCCCACTGGATCATTAGCCATTCCAGAAGCAAATGTTGTTATTAATGATGATATTAAAGACTCTGGAAGAAAATGGGGACGAGCCCGTGGCAGTGGCCATTTTGGTAAAGGTAATGGTCGAAATTATTCCTTCAAAAGAAATAATAGCTTCCGAGGCAATTCCCATGGTCGTGGACGTGGTCGCGGTCGTGGTCGTGGTCGAAATCAAAGAACCCCCAATTACCACACTCCACAAAATACCAATCCCAACCAGTATAACAAAAGGAATGAAGCTGGTAGGTCCGAAAACAATGGCACTTCTTGTTTCAGATGTGGAAGTGCAAACCATTGGTCAAAGGCTTGTCGTACACCTTCACATTTATGTGAACTTTACCAAGCCTCtctcaaaagaaaagaaaaggagatgaaccatgtggataattttaatgataTCAACGTCGAAATGAATGTCGCCGACTTTAACAATAACATGGAACTCTGAAAAGAATGTTGCTAAACTATAATAATTATATGCAACAATTATGTAATTTCCTTTATTATATATATCTTTATGTTTCAGTAGTCTTTCTTTTCATGTAACGTCTTCAACTAATAAATAAACTTCTTATTATAAAATAATTCACAATGTCTTCGTTATACACTTATTATTATTTCTCtttatattttcaagattaaaatgAATACCACT comes from the Helianthus annuus cultivar XRQ/B chromosome 4, HanXRQr2.0-SUNRISE, whole genome shotgun sequence genome and includes:
- the LOC110933068 gene encoding uncharacterized protein LOC110933068, with the protein product MANIAKIEFPALNITGENYMPWTAHVKRHLKSMGVLETLTELNECSDQDKAKADVFLHKHIDEMLQFEYSNFEDPYVLWEDLKSRFDNQREVLLPTARDEWNNLRFQDFKKVNEYTSALYRICSTLRFCGQTVTEDDMLEKTFSTFHASNINLQQQYRLQKFQRYSDLNSFLLVAEKNNELLMKNHQARPTGSLAIPEANVVINDDIKDSGRKWGRARGSGHFGKGNGRNYSFKRNNSFRGNSHGRGRGRGRGRGRNQRTPNYHTPQNTNPNQYNKRNEAGRSENNGTSCFRCGSANHWSKACRTPSHLCELYQASLKRKEKEMNHVDNFNDINVEMNVADFNNNMEL